GAACGATGTTCACTTTCATCCTTCTGGTACCAATCGAACCACGGGTATTGGCATCCAGGTAATTGACAATGTTGGCTACCCGGCGGCCTTCTTTTTCAAGACCTGCGGGGAAGATCACACGAACAGTGTCCGTATTGATCTGGTGCCATTTCAACGAAGGCGGGTTTCCGCCAAATACCTGGGCAAACAGGCTGACAGGAAAAAGTAACAGGAAGAGATACGCGAATAATCTCATAACATTTGTAGGTATAGCCTGACAATATACATAATTATTGCGTTACGCCATGCGACCTTTCGCCAGGATAGAGTCTGCCGCAGGCAAATTAAACAATCCATAAAAAAAGGGATTGGTTGTACCTGCTGGCAAAACCAATCCCTATATTAAAAATTAAAAGATCTTTTTCTTACCTCTGCAGGCCAATTTCTTACGCTATCAACACTCTGGTAAACTAATTGGAATATTCACCGCCAGGCCACCATCAGAGGTCTCCTTATATTTACTGTTCATATCCAGTGCTGTCTCCCACATGGTCTTCACCACCGCATCCAGCGATACCTTAGCCAGTTCAGGATTACTCTGTAAAGCTAACTGCGAAGCCGTAATAGCCTTAATCGCCCCCATGGTATTCCGCTCAATACAAGGTATCTGCACCAACCCCCCAATCGGATCACAGGTAAGACCCAGATGGTGTTCCATAGCTATTTCAGCAGCCATCAATACCTGCCGCTGAGAGCCACCAAGACACTCTGTCAGCGCTGCTGCTGCCATAGCAGAAGAGACGCCGATTTCTGCCTGACAACCACCCATGGCCGCAGAGATAGTAGAACGTTTTTTGAAAATGCTACCTATTTCGGAAGCAGTAAGTATAAACTGAAGGATTTTGTCTTCATAATAGCCATCACAAAAAATAATGAAGTATTGCAACACAGCAGGAATTACCCCTGCTGCACCATTCGTAGGTGCTGTCACCACACGGCCAAAGGATGCATTTTCTTCATTCACTGCCAGCGCAAAACAGCTCACCCAGTCAAGCGTATAAGCAAAATGGTTACCCCCCTGGCGGATGGCCATTATCCAACTATCGTAATCAGTATAGGTATTACCTTTTAGTAATTTCTTATTCAGCGCAGCAGCTCTGCGGGCTACCCGCAATCCTCCGGGAAGTTCGCCGGCGGTATGAATGCCGCGGTACGTGCATTCCTTCATAACCCGCCATATATTCAGCACACCTTCCCGGGTAGCTGCTTCCGATCTCCAGGCGAGTTCATTTTCCATGACCAGTTCAGATATAGAATACCCCGTCTTGATACAAAACTGCAACAACTGGCGGGCGGTATCGATAGGGAAAGGCAGATCCACCTGCGAAGCGGCGCCTGCCACCTCTCCTTCTTTCACAACAAAGCCACCACCTATAGAATAATAAGTAGCAGCTTGCTGACCGCCATCTTCAAAAGTAACTAAGAAAGTAAGTGCGTTGGGATGAAAAGGAAGCGATTCTTCGTAGAGAAAACTTATGTCTTCCAATGGGTCGAATGCGACTAATTTTTCACCGCCCAGCAGCATGGTTTTGCTGCGGCGGATGTCGTCCGTTTTCTCATTGATCTTATTGACATCGAAGGTCACGGGATCATCGCCACAAAGTCCCAGCTGTACGGCAATATCAGTACCATGCCCATGACCGGTTTTAGCCAGGGAACCATACAATAAAACGCTTACATGCTGTACTTCGGAAAGTGTCCGGCCTGCTTTTTTCAGTTCGGCCAGGAATTGTAATGCAGCCCGCCAGGGGCCTAAAGTGTGAGAGCTGGAAGGACCGACGCCTATTTTGAAAATATCAAAAACGGATATGCATTCGTGTGCCACTAGTAGTAATTTCACCAAAATTAATGCATTCCTGCAATCATTTAAAATCTACTAGTGCTATGGTGCACACCAGTACGGTATTAGTGCGAAATATTAGGGGGAATAAACTGCCTACGGCTACATCGCCAGATCCAGGAATGCTTACTTCAATCATTTAAAATCTACTAGCTGTACGGTGCACACCAGTACGGTATTAGCGGGAATAATGCTGCCTACGGCTACGTCGCCAAATCCAAGGCGGCTGGGTATGATCATGAAGATAGTGCCACCTTTGCCTATTTTGCGAAGACCGATCTGCCAACCGGCAATGTGATCTTTGAGCTGACGGCCGTCGAAATCGGTAGAACCGAAACTGGCATCCAGCAGCGTGTCTTGCAGGTTGCTACGGGTATAAATGAGGGTAGGTATATTAAAGAGGTTCATCATTTGAGTAGAGTCACCCATGTCCATGATTTTGTAGTACAATCCATTGGAGTCTCTTTTCATGGTCAGGCCATGATCGGAAATATAAGATTGTATAGCATATTCCTGTGATCCAATACTGGATGGATCATTGGAATACAAATCATCGTCTGCCGACGCTGAACAGGCAGATAGGCACAGTAAGAAAAGGATAGATTGTAAAAATATCTTCATGCTTATATAACGGCATATGCTTATGCAAAGTTACAAAGCCTGTCGGTAAAAGATGAGCCGGTGTCGACGAAAAATACTCACCGGAAGGTGAAAATATGAAGTAAGGGTATAAATATCCGGCAAATGTCTAAAGAGTATAAAACAACTTTTCTATGATTTATTTTAAGCCTGACACAAATCAATTGCAAGCTATTGCAAAGCTAAACCGTGAAAAGTATACTACTGCAGCACCATTTCCTCACATTTATCTTGATAATGTATTTCCGGATCTGGCATTAGAAACTATTCTGGAAGAGTTTCCCACCACCAAACAGGCCCACTGGCAGCAGTTTAATAATAATAAAGAAGTAAAACTCGCAGCTAAAAATGAACAGGATTTCGGGGATTTTACCCGGCATTTTATTCATATGCTCAATTCAAGATCTTTTATTGATTTTTTAGAGACCCTCACAGGCATCCCC
This Chitinophaga sancti DNA region includes the following protein-coding sequences:
- a CDS encoding L-serine ammonia-lyase, encoding MAHECISVFDIFKIGVGPSSSHTLGPWRAALQFLAELKKAGRTLSEVQHVSVLLYGSLAKTGHGHGTDIAVQLGLCGDDPVTFDVNKINEKTDDIRRSKTMLLGGEKLVAFDPLEDISFLYEESLPFHPNALTFLVTFEDGGQQAATYYSIGGGFVVKEGEVAGAASQVDLPFPIDTARQLLQFCIKTGYSISELVMENELAWRSEAATREGVLNIWRVMKECTYRGIHTAGELPGGLRVARRAAALNKKLLKGNTYTDYDSWIMAIRQGGNHFAYTLDWVSCFALAVNEENASFGRVVTAPTNGAAGVIPAVLQYFIIFCDGYYEDKILQFILTASEIGSIFKKRSTISAAMGGCQAEIGVSSAMAAAALTECLGGSQRQVLMAAEIAMEHHLGLTCDPIGGLVQIPCIERNTMGAIKAITASQLALQSNPELAKVSLDAVVKTMWETALDMNSKYKETSDGGLAVNIPISLPEC
- a CDS encoding FKBP-type peptidyl-prolyl cis-trans isomerase, with the protein product MKIFLQSILFLLCLSACSASADDDLYSNDPSSIGSQEYAIQSYISDHGLTMKRDSNGLYYKIMDMGDSTQMMNLFNIPTLIYTRSNLQDTLLDASFGSTDFDGRQLKDHIAGWQIGLRKIGKGGTIFMIIPSRLGFGDVAVGSIIPANTVLVCTVQLVDFK